In Actinomycetota bacterium, a genomic segment contains:
- a CDS encoding FAD-dependent oxidoreductase gives MGMAEIAVVGAGLSGLVAAINCARAGHKVTVLEKYDRVGGEPENHPSVDSTPMLPDRLGSYIGVELKSPAGDPDAHHALLCLRR, from the coding sequence ATGGGGATGGCGGAGATAGCCGTGGTAGGCGCCGGTCTATCGGGCTTGGTGGCGGCGATAAACTGCGCCCGCGCGGGCCATAAGGTGACGGTGCTGGAAAAATACGACAGAGTAGGGGGAGAGCCCGAAAACCATCCCTCGGTGGACTCCACACCCATGCTGCCCGACCGCCTGGGATCGTACATAGGGGTGGAGCTGAAATCCCCCGCAGGTGACCCCGACGCGCACCATGCGCTCCTATGCTTACGGCGATAA
- a CDS encoding NAD(P)/FAD-dependent oxidoreductase — MERSRKVVVIGSGIGGAGIAALLQTRGHQVTLLEKNGYYGGKCSSFVRDGYVVDSGVHMYSMGPRGPHAELDRRVGGDLEWCVADPMSDIISSGRVHMLAYQNQFDPRGLLENLKAVAMDRRVAREGRRDAARRMRLLEKETYRAAKRMRPREVLDAVVRIARRDEALLTELDGITLQEFAHRVTDDLGFLGTLATLCMVLLVVPYSEAAAGEFLWCYASIYRNRSLGVPRGSAREIPGSFMRAFLRAGGDLRLGCEAARIRVENGRARGVESREGEFFPAELVVSNAGIKRTLELAGEENFPPEYAAYVRGLRYSYSFITAKYGLARRVVDVGAPSFFNKPHVHPDHMFDYIEEDMEEGGVPEDPLLFVPMPSEWDPRVAPVGKQLLIMGVPGPSEVTPERVEQCERILDRAEERLCELFPAVKDGAEWIMRTHIAHTAAITGKPTGECIGLAQCVGQTGIAKPSCRTPVEGLWLVGTDAGARGVGTEQAAASALYLSGLLT, encoded by the coding sequence CCGGTATCGGGGGAGCGGGGATAGCGGCCCTGCTGCAGACCCGGGGGCACCAGGTCACCCTGCTGGAAAAAAACGGCTATTACGGTGGTAAATGCTCCTCCTTCGTCAGGGACGGCTACGTGGTGGATTCCGGCGTGCACATGTATTCCATGGGGCCGCGCGGCCCGCACGCGGAGCTGGACCGCCGGGTGGGCGGGGACCTGGAATGGTGCGTGGCCGATCCCATGTCCGACATCATCAGCAGCGGGCGCGTGCACATGCTGGCCTACCAGAACCAGTTCGACCCCCGGGGGCTGTTGGAGAACCTCAAGGCGGTGGCCATGGATCGGCGCGTCGCCAGGGAGGGGCGGCGGGACGCGGCCAGGCGCATGCGCCTGCTGGAGAAGGAGACCTATCGGGCCGCGAAGCGCATGCGCCCCCGCGAGGTGCTCGACGCCGTGGTGCGCATCGCGAGGCGCGACGAGGCCCTGCTGACCGAGCTCGACGGCATCACCCTGCAGGAGTTCGCCCACCGCGTCACCGACGACCTCGGTTTCCTGGGCACTCTCGCCACCCTGTGCATGGTGCTCCTGGTGGTGCCCTACTCCGAGGCCGCGGCGGGGGAGTTCCTGTGGTGCTACGCATCCATCTACCGCAACCGCAGCCTGGGGGTGCCGCGCGGCTCGGCGCGCGAGATACCCGGCTCCTTTATGCGCGCCTTCCTGCGCGCGGGAGGCGACCTCCGCCTGGGATGCGAGGCCGCCCGTATCAGGGTGGAGAACGGCAGGGCGCGGGGAGTGGAGAGCCGGGAAGGGGAGTTCTTCCCCGCCGAGCTGGTGGTCTCCAACGCGGGGATCAAGCGCACCCTGGAGTTGGCGGGGGAGGAGAACTTCCCCCCGGAATACGCGGCCTACGTGCGGGGGCTGCGCTACTCCTACTCCTTCATCACCGCCAAATACGGCTTGGCGCGCCGGGTGGTGGATGTGGGGGCGCCGAGCTTCTTCAACAAGCCCCACGTCCACCCCGACCATATGTTCGATTATATAGAGGAGGATATGGAGGAGGGCGGGGTGCCGGAGGACCCCCTGCTCTTCGTGCCCATGCCCTCGGAATGGGATCCTCGCGTGGCCCCGGTGGGAAAGCAGCTCCTCATCATGGGCGTCCCCGGCCCCAGCGAGGTCACACCGGAGAGGGTGGAGCAGTGCGAGCGCATCCTGGACCGCGCGGAGGAGAGGCTGTGCGAGCTCTTCCCCGCGGTGAAGGACGGCGCGGAATGGATCATGCGCACCCACATCGCCCACACCGCGGCCATCACCGGTAAGCCCACGGGGGAATGCATCGGCCTCGCCCAGTGCGTGGGGCAGACCGGCATCGCCAAGCCCTCCTGCCGCACCCCGGTGGAGGGCCTGTGGCTGGTGGGCACGGACGCGGGGGCGCGGGGCGTGGGGACGGAACAGGCGGCGGCGAGCGCCCTCTACCTCTCGGGCTTGTTGACCTGA